Below is a window of Halolamina sp. CBA1230 DNA.
CGGCCGCGGAGCCGTCCATGTACGTCCGGAGCTCGTCGTACGTTTCGTAGCGAGCCGTCTCCACGTCGGTCGCCATCGCGTCGACGAACGTGTTCACGTCCGACGCGGGGATGCCGTGGCGCTCGCGGATCTCGGCGAACGCCGCGAGCACGGGGTCGTCGGTGGGCTCCTCGCCCAGCGCCGCCCGGCGGAACGACTCCAGGCGCTCGGCCCGCTCGGCGGGGTCGAGCTCGTTGTCGCCGTCGACCACCTCGTCGGCGACGCGGAAGAAGGCGTACAGCACGTACGTCGGGTGGCGCACCCGCTCGGGGAGAAAGCGCGTCGCGACGTAGAACGTCTTGCCCGTCTCGCGATGGATCCGTTTGCTGCGGGCGAGCTGTTGTCGTTCGACCATCGTGGGGGCGACACTCGGGGGGTAGGGAGCAGTCGCGTGACCGAACGATGGGTCCGGAGCGGCTTAACAGTGCGGCACAGTGGCATTCAGTAGAACGTGTCCGCGCAGTCGAACACCACGCCGTGCTGGGGACAGACGTACTCGCAGTGGCGGTGGACCATCGGCTCCCCGCAGTGCGGGCAGGGGCGGCCGGGCGCGGTGGTCTCCTCGGCGTCGCTCACGGGTCGTCGTGGGCGCCCCACCGAGAAAGCAGTTTCGAGCGCCGTGCCACGGAGCGAACGCTTTCCCCCACGGAGCCCCACTTCGCGCGCATGTACCGTCCGAGCCGGGAGCGATCGGTTGAGGCCGCCCTCGCGGCCGTCGCCGCCGTCGCGGGGTCGCTGCTCGCCGCCGGCAACACGCCGGCGTTCGTCGGCGCCGGCGCGGCCGCGGTCGTCCGGGACACGGCACCCGGGTTCGTCGCCGCGGTGGTCAGATCGCTCGGCGACCTCGCGCAGCCGCTGTTAGTGGCTGTCACGGGGCTTCTCCTGCTCGGTACGTACGCGGCAGCCACAGTGCTGGCTCGGCAGTACGCCGACGGTACCGCGCCTCGCACGGCGGCGACGCTCGCGCTCGCCGGCGGGGTCACGCTGCTGCTCACCGGGAGCCCCGTGAGCGCGCTCGGCGCGGGCGTCGCGAGTGCGGCGGTCGTTGTCGCGGCGACCCTCTCACTCGGCTCGGACCCGTCTGAGGACACCTCGCCGGCCCGTCGTCGCCTGTTGCAGGCCGGCGCTGCCACGCTCGCTGCGCTGGCGGCGAGTGCGGTCCGCCTCGGCGGCTCGGGCTCGTCGGGGACGGGCAGCCCCGAGCCGCCGGACCCGGCCGCCCAGTCGCTGCTCTCGACTGCAGAGACGCGCTCGCTCTCGCTGCCGAACGCCGACGGGCTGGTCTCGGAAGGGTTCTACACCGTCGACATCGCGACGGTCGCCCCGAACCTCGGCGGCGACTGGGAACTCACAGTCACCGGCGAGGTGCCCGAGGAGCGGTCGTTCAGCCTCTCGGAGCTCCGGTCGTTCGAGGGCGAACGGCGGTTCGTCACGCTGCGCTGTGTGAGCGACCGCCTGAACGGCGAGAAGATCGACACCGCGCTCTGGGACGGCGTGCCGATCGAAACCGTGCTCGACGCCGCCGACGCGCCCGAGAGCTGCTGTGTCACGCTCCACGCGGCCGACGACTACTTCGTCTCGTTCCCCCGTGAGGCGCTCGACCCCGGACTGCTGGCGTGGGGGATGAACGGCCGGCCGCTCCCGCGAGCCCACGGCGCGCCGGTCCGGACGCTCGTCCCGGGCCACTGGGGCGAGACCAACGCCAAGTGGCTCACGGAGATCGAGATCCGCGAGGAACCGGAGGACGGCTACTGGGAGCAGCGCGGCTGGGAGGGGACGGGCGAGGTGAACACGGTCGCCAAGCTCCACAGCACCACCGTTCAGGACGGGACGGTCCGGGTCGGCGGCCACGCCTACGCCGGCACCCGCGGGGTCCGGGCCGTCGAGGTGTCGACCGACGGCGGCGACTCCTGGACCGAGGCGACGCTCTCCGACCCCTTACCGGGCGCGACGCCGCTCGACGCCGAGGAGCCCGACCCCGACGGTGAGGCCGTCGACGCGTGGCGCATGTGGGAACACGAGTACGAGGCGACCGACGAGCACGAGGTGGTGGTGCGGGCGGTCGACGGCGACGGGACCGTCCAACCCGAGGAACAGGGTGGGGCCTACCCCTCGGGTGCGACGGGGTGGGTCAGCGAGACGATCGCGGTCTGACCCCGAAAAACCGCGTTTCGGCCTACGAACACCCGGAACCGGCGTGGGAGTTATCCCGACACGGAGTTAATTCAGCCGACATGGCACGGTCCGAGTCGCTCGGCCTCCTCCTCGACCAGGCGCAGGACAAGATCGCGCTGCTTTCGGAGGACGGCACGTTCACGTACGTGAACGCCGCGGCCGAGCGGATCCTCGGGTTCGAGCCCGACGAGCTCGTGGGGGAGAACGCGTTCGAGTTCGTCCACCCCGACGATGTCGACGACGTCCGCGGCACGTTCGATCGGGCAGTCCGGAAGAACTCCTTCGCCGAGGAGACGGCGGCGTACCGCCACCGGTGCAGCGACGGCGACTGGGTGTGGCTGGAGAGCCGGATGTCGAACCTCACCGACGACCCGCTCGACGGCTACGTGGTCAGCTCGCGGGACGTGACCGACCGCGTGCGGGCCGAACGCGAGCGCGAGGAGACTGCCGCGCGGCTCGAGGAGATCGCGGCCGTCGCCAGCGACGTGCTCTGGATGTTCGACGCCGACTGGTCGGAGCTGCTGTTCGTCAACCCCGCCTACGAGGAGATCTTCGGGGGGTCGATCGAGGACGTCCGGGGGGACCCCGACGCGTTCCTCGACGCGATCCACCCCGAGGACCGGCCGGCGGTCGTGGACGCGATGGGCTGTCTCTCGGCGGGCAACTCCGTCGAGATGGAGTACCGCGTCAACCCCGAGGCGGAGTACAAGCGCTGGGTGTGGGTGCAGGCCGAGCCGATCACGCGGGACGGCGAGGTGGTCCGGATCGCGGGGTTCGCACGGGACATCACCGACCGCCGGCGGCGGGAGCGTCAGCTGGTCGTGATGGACAACCTCCTGCGGCACAACCTCCGGAACGACCTCAACGTCGTGCTCGGGAAGGCCGACATCATCGAGGAGACGCTCCCCGAGGCGTCGGAGCACACCGCGATCATCCGTCGGGTGGGGAAGCAGCTCCTCCAGACCGCCGAGAAGGAGCGCAACGTCATCGACCTGCTGACCGAGCAGCCGGGGCGCGAACGGATCGAGTTCCACGGGACGGTCGCCGAAAGCGTCGAGTCCGTGCGGGAGCACCACCCTGACTGCACGATCGAGGTGGACGGACTCGAGCCGGCGGTCGTCCGCGGCCGGCCGGAGCTCGGGCTGGCCGTGATCGAACTGCTTGAGAACGCGGTCCAGCATGCCGACGGCGAGCCGTGGGTCCGAGTCAGCCTGCGCCGCGTCGGCGCCCACGCCGAACTCACCGTCGCGGACGACCACGCGCCGATCCCGGCGATCGAGGCGGACGTGCTGACCGGCGACCACGACATGACGAACGTCTACCACAGCAGCGGGCTGGGGTTCTGGCTCGTCTACTGGGCCGTCGAACTGTCGAACGGCCACGTCGCCGTCCACTCCGGGGACGACGGCAACCACATCACCGTCTCGGTCCCGCTGGATCGCGAACCGTAGCGCCGCCGGCGAAAAAGAACGGAGAACCGCGCTACCCTAACACTCGCTCCAGCCGCAGGACTCGCAGGTCTTGCAGCCTTCGGAGTAGTAGAGGCTCATCGAGCCACAGTCCGGACACTCCGGGCTCTCGCCCGAGGCGATCAGGTCGCTCGTCGCGTCGTCCTCGGTGGCGGCATCCGCGGCGCCTGCGGCGTCGTCGATGTCGACGTTCGTCGGCTCGCCCAGCGACTCGGCGGCCGCCCCGCCGTCGGTGGAGGGCTCGGCCGACTCCTCGTCGAGCTCGTCGATCGTCTGCTGCTGGGGGATCCCCTTGTCGATCTCGCCGTCGAGGTAGCGCCGCATCGCCGTCCCGATGGCGTCCGGGATCGACTGGATCTGCTCACCCTTGTCCCAGGCGACCTTCGGGCTGCGGATCCCCTGGAGTTCGCTGGCGACCTCCTCGGGATCGACGCCCGAGCGCAGCGAGGTGGAGATGGTCTTCGCCAGCGCCTCGGTGAAGGAGGCGGTGAACCCGCCGGAGTTGCCGATGTTGGCGAACAGCTCGAACGGCTCGCCGGTCTGGGGGTCCTCGTTGATGTTGACGTACAGCTTCCCGTAGCCGGTGTCGATGCGCTGGGTGACGCCGTGGAGCACGTCCGGGCGCGGGCGCTTCCGGCCCAGCGGCGTCTCCTCGCCGTCGGCCTCGGCCAGCAGCTGCTCGACCTGCGTGTCGAGGGCGGCCTGGACGTCCTCGTTCTCGAGGAACCCTTCGAGCCCGCCGAACACCTCGGTGATCTGCTCGACGAGCGCCTCGGCGGCCTCGTCCTCGTCGGCGAACTCGGTGTTGTCGGCGCGGGTGGTGAGCACCTGCTTGCTGCGGGTGCCGTCGCGGTAGTAGGTGACGCCCTTGCCGCCGTTGTCGTACACGTACTCGAACGCCTCCTTGGCGTCGTCGACGCTGGCGTCGTTGGGCGCGTTGACCGTCTTCGAGATGGCGGAGTCGACGCCGGCCTGTGCGGCACACTGGATCGAGGCGTGCTGCTTGGCGCTCAGGTCGCCGGTGACCACGAACAGCTCGCCCAGCGCGTTGGGGACCGTCTCCAGCCCCTCGACGCCGTCGAACTCGTTGTTGGCCATCTGCTCCTGTGCCTCCTCCTTGACGGCCTGCACGTCGATACCGTTGTCCTCCAGGGCGCGCAGGAAGTAGTCGTCGAACTCGACGAGCATCTCGTCGCCCTGCACGTCGCCGGAGACGTTCTTGTAGTAGGCGACGTTGTAGATCGGCTCACAGCCGCCGGTCGTGTTGCCGATCATCGACGTCGTCCCGGTCGGCGCGATCGTCGTCGTGTTGTGGTTGCGAACCGGGTAGCCGTCTTCCCAGTCCTGCGGGTCCTCGCCGGTGTGGTGCTCGAACCAGTCGGGGTAGGCCGTCGGGTCGGCGTACTTCGAGTCGTCCCAGTCGGCGAAAGTGCCCCGCTCCTCGGCGAGCTCGTGGCTGGCGTCCTTCGACCCGTGGTTGATGTGGGTCATCAGCTGGCGGGCGATCTCGTCGGCGTCGTCGGTGCCGTAGCGCACGCCGAGCTGGATGTACAGCTGGGCCAGCCCCATCACGCCGAGGCCGATCTTGCGCATCTCCCGGACCTTCTGCTCGATCTCCTCGACCGGGAAATCCGACATCGTGACCACGTTCTCGAGGAAGCGCGTGCCGTAGGCGATGCGGTGGTCGAAGTCCTCCCAGTTCATCGCTTCGTCGAGGAACGCCGACACCGCCTCCTCGTGGGAGTCGTACTCGTCTTCGTGCTCCTCGGACCAGACGCGCCAGTCCGGCGCGTCCTGTGCCGCGAGCGTGGAGAGGTTGATGTGGCCGAGGTTACAGGCCTCGTACTCCTCCAGGGGCTGCTCGCCGCAGGGGTTGGTCGCGAGGATGCGGTGGTCGGGATGCTCCTCGACGTCGAAGGAGTGGCGCTTGTTGACGCGCTCGAGGTAGATCACGCCCGGTTCGCCGTTCTCGTGGGCGCCCTCGACGATCTGCTCCCAGAGCTCCTCTGCGGGCACCGAGAGCACCTCGCCGACCTCGACGTGCTCGCCGAGACCGAACATCTCGTACAGCTCCTTCGTCTCCGGCGTGGCGACGTGGGGCTCCTCCGTCCGGGGGTTGGTGAACGTGAACTCCTCGCCCTCTTTCAGCGCCTCCATGAACCCGTCGGTGACGCCGACGGAGATGTTGAAGTTCGAGAGGTGCCCCTCGACGGCGTTGCGAAGGTGTTCGGGCACGCGCCCCTCGTCGTCGATGAGCTCGCGGGCCTCCTCCAGCGCCTCCTGGAAGGAGTTGTGCGTGAAGTCGTCTGGGTCGTTCAGCCGCAGCGTGTTCGCCAGCGAGACGTCCTTGTTCTTGGCGTGGATGAACTGGATGACGTCGGGGTGCGAGACGCGCATGACGCCCATCTGGGCGCCCCGTCGGGCGCCGCCCTGGGCGATCGTCTCACACATCTGGTCGAACGTCCGCATGAACGTGATCGGGCCCGAGGCGATCCCGCCGGTCGAGCCGACGGCGTCGCCGTACGGGCGGAGCTTCCAGAACGCGTACCCCATCCCGCCGCCGGACTGGAACACTTCGGCGGCCTCCTTGGCCGTCTGGTGGATATCCGTGATGTCGTCGGCAGGAGAGTCGACGAAACAGGCAGAGAGCTGCTGGAGTTCGTCGCCCGCGTTCATCAGCGTGGGCGAGTTCGGCATGAAGGAGAGATCCGTCATCAGCGTCTCGAACTCCTCGCGGGTCTCCCGGACCGCGCCGGCGATCCCGTCGTCGAGTTCGGGGACGACGGTGTCGTAGGCGAACTTGTTGACGTTGTGTTCGGTGAGGACGGTCTCGGTGTCTGCCTCGGCGTCGAACCCTTTGCCGAACACCTCCTCGGCGAGCTCGTCGCGGCGCGGGTGGTCGGGCTTGAGCTGGTCGGGCGTGACCGTCACCTCGACGTCCCGGCGCTCGGCCTCGTACACCGCCTCGGCCAGCGCGATGTTCTTCGCAACGCGGGCGAACAGCTCCTCCTGGCTCTCGACGACCTCGCCGTCGGCGTCCTTCCGGAGGTAGCGGGCCGGCAGGATGTTCTCGTAGGCGTTGTCGGTCAGCCGGTCCGCCAGCGTGTCGCCGTCGGTGCGCTTGATCGGAAGCGTCAGCTCGTCGGCGCCGAGGTCGGGCGTGCTCACTGCGCGCTCACCCCGTGTGGCCGAATGCGGGTCTCGTCGGTGGTGGGTAGATCGAACATCTGTGACGGACAAGTCCTATTCCGTGGACCCCCATTAACCGTTTGGTTCCCGGTACGGTTGTAGTAGTACAACTCCATTTGTTCTCCCCGAGTGCTGTCGCTGGTCATAGTGTGAGGCGTGTTGCCGCCGTCGCGGCGTTCGTGTGTCGGTTGGGTAGCGGTCGGTATAACCTTGACCGAACCGCGGTGAAACTGAAACCTGGTCGACGGGACCACGGGTACTTCACGTGGTTTTCGACCCGAACAGAAGGGGTGTTGGCGGCGAAGCGCGGCGCTGGCCGGCACCGTTTTGCCTCGTCGGACGGAACTTCTCGACGTGTACGACGACGTACTACTCCCGGTCGCGCTCGGGGAGGCCGAGGAGGACCCGGCGATCGACCGGGCGCTGGACCTGGCGGATCGCTACGACGCAACCCTGCATCTCGTGAGTGCGGTCGATCCCGCGGTGTTCGATCCGATGACCGTCGAGGCGCAGAAGCTTCACGAGCTGCTGGGGGAGGAAGCCGAGGAAACCGTCGAGGCAGCTGCCGAGCGCGCCAGCGATCGCGGGCTCGACGTCGAGACTCGGACCGGTCGCGGCCCGGCCGCGGAGGTAGTCGTCGACTACGCCGAGGACGTGGACGTGGTGGTGATGGCGACGCACGGCCGCGAGGGGCTGGAACACGCGCTGCTCGGGAGCGTCACCGAGAAGGTCGTCCGTCAGTCCCCGGCGCCGGTGCTGACGGTCCCCCGGTAGATGCGCGCGTTCAGGCTGGCCTACGACGGGCGGGAGTTCTACGGCTTCCAGCGACAGCCCGACGTGTCGACCGTCGAGGGGCGGCTGCTCGCCACGCTCGCCGCGGCGGGGGTCACCGACGAGGGCGAGACGCCGCCGGGGTACGCTGCGGCAGGCCGCACCGACGCCGGCGTCTCTGCGATTGCGCAGACGATCGCGTTCGAGGCTCCGGACTGGTGCACCCCTGCGGCGCTCAACGGCCGGCTCCCGGGGTCGGTCCGGGCGTGGGCCGCCGCCGACGTGTCCGACGAGTTCCACGCGACGCACTCGGCCAGCCGACGCAGCTACACCTACCACCTGCACGCGCCGGACGCGGACGCCGGTCACGAATCGCACAGCGATTCGTTAGCCAACCAGAAATCTTCGATTTCTGGTGACGACGCTGCGCGCGAGGCCGCCGAGCGACTCTCCGGCGAGCACGACTTCCACAACTTCACCAGCGACGAGACGGGGACGGTCCGGGATGTCGAGGTGGGCGTCGAACGCGACGGGGAGTTCCTCGTCGTCACCGTCTCGGCGGGCGGGTTCCCCCGAGGGTTCGTCCGCCGGCTGGTGGGTGTGCTCGCGGAGGTCGCCGTCGACGGCCAGTCGCTCGCGCGGATCGACGAGGTGTTGAGCGACGAGTCGCTGCAGGGTGGCCGGGGCGTCCCGCGGATGCCGCCCGAACCGCTGGTGCTGACGGGCGTCGAGTACCCCGACGTGACGTTCGCGGTCGACGAGGAAGCTATCGAGAGCGCCCGGGGCGTGTTCGGCCAGCGCCGCGCGGGCGCGCTGGAGCGCGTTCGCGTGACGGAGACGATACTCTCCGGGCTGGAGTGAGTCCGTCCTTTTTGTCGCTGGGCAGTGTTGGGCCACCGTGATCCGGACACAGGTGTGCTGGGACGCGACGATTCGGATCGTCGTGGGCGCCGCCGTCGTCGGCGGGGGGCTGGTGGCGGCGGCGGCGCTGTTCGGGGTCGCGGTGATCGGCTGGCTGCTCGCGATCATGGTCGCGGCCCCGGCGACGCTGTTCGGGACGTTCCTCGCCACGAAGGGGCTCTGGCTGGTGGTCGAGGCGGCGACCCGGGAAACCGTCGAGGGGGCGCCGCGGAGCGAGTCGCTGACCGAAGAGTGAGCCGTCACGCGAGCGACGGTGTTCGGCACACCGAGCGATAGTTCGGGCGAACGCTTTTGCGAAAGCACGCGGTAGTAACGGTCATGGCCGAACGGGAGAGCCGTCGCGTCGCTCACGACCTCATGAGCGAGCCCCATATCGCCGGACGTCGAGTCAGCGTCCGCCAGGTGTTCGCACTCGTCGAGAAGCGCGGTGTCGACCCCGAAACGGTCGCCGATCGGTTCGACCTCGACGTGGCGGACGTCTACCACGCCCTCGCGTACTACCACGACCATCCGCGCGAGATGAGCGAGGTCGAAGCCGAACGCGACGACGCGTTCGAAACGTTCCGGGAGTCGATCGACCGACCCGAGGACGTCGAACCCGACACCGCCTGAGATGGCCGAATGGCGGTTTCTCCTCGACGAGAACGTCGACCCGAAGGTGGCAAACTACCTCGAGAAAGAGGATCTGTTCGCCGTCCACGTTCGGGAGACGGTCGGGCAGGGAGCAGACGACGAGGACGACGTGCTCCCATACGCTCGAGAAAACGACCTCGTCGTCGTCACGAGCGACGTGAAAGACTTCGGTGCGATCCCGAGTGAGGCGCACGCTGGTGTCGTGCTGCTCTACGACGATACGATGCCCGCCTATCAGGTCGCGTCCGCGCTTCTCACGATGGTCGACGCGTATCCGAGTCGGGACGCGTTCGCAGGCCGGGAAGAACTCGACTCGTGGAGTTGAATCGACCCGCCCTACTCCCACCCCTCGGGCCACAGCGACGCCGCCTTCATCCCCGTCTCGAAGTCGAGCTCCCGGAACGCCTCGACCAGCTCCTCTTGCTCCAGCCGCTCGGCGTCGGTCGACGCCAGCTCGTCGACCAGTAGCGCGGTCAGCACGCCGTGTTCCCGGAGGTTCCGCTCGTCGACCTTGTCCCGCGTGTCGGCGTGGGTGTGCCCCCAGCCGCGGCCGCGCTCCCCGCTGTCGCTGTGGAGTTGGACCGACGGGACGCCCGCGCGGACGAACGGCCACTGGTCGCTGAACGGGTGGGGGTCGGACTCCACCTCGATCGGCTGGTTCGCGCGTTCGCTCACGCGCTCGACGGCCGCGCCGGTCGACTCGGAGGTGTGGGTAAGCGCGACTAGGTCGCGGAACCGCCCGCCGCCGTCGACGTTCACCACCGCGGCGACGTCCTCCTTGTCGACCGACTCCGCGAGGTGTTCCGCGCCGAGTAGCCCCACCTCCTCGCAGCCGACGGCGACGACGCGCACGCCGCGGTCCAGTTCGTTCTCGGCCTCGCTGAGCAGGCGCGCGGCCGTGAGCACCGTCGCGACGCCGCAGCCGTTGTCCAGCGCGCCCTCCGCGATGTCGTGGCCGTCGTAGTGGGCGAGCAGCAGGAGCTCCTCGTCCGTCTCGGGGCCGAGCCGTCCCTGCACGTTCTGGCTTTGGCCGGTCGTCGTCTCGGCGTCGACGGTGAGGCGGACGCTGGCGTCGTCCTCCGCGAATTCTGTCAGCCACGCGCCGGTCTCCTTGCTCACGCCGACCGCGGGCGCCTCGGCCTCGCGGCCGAACGTGAGCGACCCAGTCGGTGGTAGCTGGCCGGGGACGTGGTTGACGAACACGAACGCCTCGGCGCCCTGGCCGATCGCGTAACCGAACTTCTCCATCCGGTGGATGAACCGGCCGCCCTCCGGCGTCGTGGTCGAGGCGACGACGACCTTCCCCTCGACGTCGAGGTCGTCGATCTCCTCGGGCGTGCCGTAGCCCGCGTCGACTAGTTCGCCCTCCACCTCGCCCGCCGGCGAGTACGGGAGCGCGACCGTCTCGAACTCCCGCTCGACCGGCCCGTGAACGCGGAGCGAGGAGTCGCCGCGCTGCCAGGCCTGCATCTCGAAGGGGTCCTGTTCGACCTCGCGGACGCCCGCGTCGCGGAACGCGTCGGCGACGACCTCGGCGGCCCGGGCCTCCCCTTCGCTCCCGCCCATCCGGCTCCCGATGGCGGTGAGGTCGGTGAGGAACTCCCCCGGCCGCTCGTCGGTCCACGTCCGCCCGATCGCGGCGTCGAATCCGTCCATGCTCCGGCGTGTGTAAGCGCGACGCAAAGTCGTTCCGACCGGCGACGACGCGCCCGCTCGGAAGCAGCAAGAACCGCCGAGGGACGCCGCTTCGCCGCCTGAAGTGCGAAGACTTACCACCTGATCCGACACTACGGACCCACGATGAGTACCGTCCCCGAACGCGAGGATATCGAGGAGGAGTACAAGTGGGATCTGGCGTCGATCTTCCCCGACGAGGAGGCCTGGGAGGAAGCCTACGACGACGTGGAAGCGCGCATCGACGACCTGCGGGAGTACGAGGGTCGGGCGACTGAAAGCGCCGAGACGCTGGCCGAACTGCTCGAGCAGTACGAGGACGTGATGCGCGACGTGTCGAAAGTCGCCGCCTACGCCCGCCTGCGCTCCGCCGAGGACACCCGGAACCAGGAGTACCAGGCGCTCGCCGCCAAGGCCGAGTCGCTGCAGTCCGACGCCTCCAGCGCGACCAGCTTCCTCGAACCCGAGCTCCAGGAGCTCGACTGGGAGGAGGTCGAGGCGCTGATGGACGAGGAGCCCGCGCTCGAGGAGTACGAGCACTACTTCGACGACGCGCTGCGGATGAAACCGCACACGCGCTCTTCCGAAGTAGAGGAGCTCCTCGCGGACCTCTCGGAGGTCACGGGCGCGCCGTCGGACATCTACGGGATGCTCTCGAACGCCGACCTCACGTTCCCCACCGTCGAGCAGCCCGACGGCGAGGAGGTAGAGATCACCCAGAGCAACTTCACGAAGCTCCAGAAACACGAGAACCGCGAGTTCCGCCGCGAGGTGTACGAGCAGTACTACGAGACGTGGGACGACTACCGCAACACGGTCGGCACCGCCCTCCAGAACAGCACGAAGAAGGACGTGAAGCTCGCCGAGGCGCGGAACTACGACACCGCCCGCGAGGCCGCCCTCGACGACACGAACGTGCCGACCGAGGTGTACGACACGCTCGTCGACACGGTCCACGACAACCTCGACTACCTCCAGCGCCACGCCGACCTGAAGCGGCAGGCCCAGGGCGTCGACGAGCTCGGGATGCACGACCTCTACACCTCGCTCACCGGCGAGGAGGGGCCCGAGATCAGCTACGAGCAGGCCAAGGAGTGGGTCGTCGAGGCGGTCGAACCGCTCGGCGAGGAGTACCAGGCCCGGATGGAGCAGGGGCTGGAGAGCCGCTGGGTCGACGTGTACGAGAACCGCGGGAAGCGCTCGGGGGCGTTCTCCTCGGGGACGTACGACACCCAGCCGTTCATCCTGATGAACTTCCAGGACGACGTGAACTCGATGTACACGCTGGCCCACGAGCTCGGCCACTCGATGCACTCCGAGCTCGCGAGCGAGGCCCAGCCCTGGCAGTACTCCAGCTACGAGATATTCGTCGCCGAGGTCGCGAGCACGGTCAACGAGACGCTGCTCACCCACTACCTGCTCGAGAACGTCGACGACGACGAGATCCGCGCCCACGCGCTGGATCAGTACCT
It encodes the following:
- the pepF gene encoding oligoendopeptidase F; translated protein: MSTVPEREDIEEEYKWDLASIFPDEEAWEEAYDDVEARIDDLREYEGRATESAETLAELLEQYEDVMRDVSKVAAYARLRSAEDTRNQEYQALAAKAESLQSDASSATSFLEPELQELDWEEVEALMDEEPALEEYEHYFDDALRMKPHTRSSEVEELLADLSEVTGAPSDIYGMLSNADLTFPTVEQPDGEEVEITQSNFTKLQKHENREFRREVYEQYYETWDDYRNTVGTALQNSTKKDVKLAEARNYDTAREAALDDTNVPTEVYDTLVDTVHDNLDYLQRHADLKRQAQGVDELGMHDLYTSLTGEEGPEISYEQAKEWVVEAVEPLGEEYQARMEQGLESRWVDVYENRGKRSGAFSSGTYDTQPFILMNFQDDVNSMYTLAHELGHSMHSELASEAQPWQYSSYEIFVAEVASTVNETLLTHYLLENVDDDEIRAHALDQYLERFRSTLYRQTMFADFEQRIHERAEAGQPLTPDTFDEIYGDLKETFYENADVDDLIAKEWMRIPHFYYNFYVYQYATGISAAVAIVEEIREEGEPAAADYRAALEAGGSEYPIDVLDIAGIDMTSAEPIESALSVYGDRLEDAADLLDLA
- a CDS encoding M20/M25/M40 family metallo-hydrolase produces the protein MDGFDAAIGRTWTDERPGEFLTDLTAIGSRMGGSEGEARAAEVVADAFRDAGVREVEQDPFEMQAWQRGDSSLRVHGPVEREFETVALPYSPAGEVEGELVDAGYGTPEEIDDLDVEGKVVVASTTTPEGGRFIHRMEKFGYAIGQGAEAFVFVNHVPGQLPPTGSLTFGREAEAPAVGVSKETGAWLTEFAEDDASVRLTVDAETTTGQSQNVQGRLGPETDEELLLLAHYDGHDIAEGALDNGCGVATVLTAARLLSEAENELDRGVRVVAVGCEEVGLLGAEHLAESVDKEDVAAVVNVDGGGRFRDLVALTHTSESTGAAVERVSERANQPIEVESDPHPFSDQWPFVRAGVPSVQLHSDSGERGRGWGHTHADTRDKVDERNLREHGVLTALLVDELASTDAERLEQEELVEAFRELDFETGMKAASLWPEGWE